The Stigmatella ashevillena genomic sequence GTCCACCACGCCGTTGAGGCTCGGGGTGATGGCGCCCTCCAGCACGCCTTGCAGCAGCGTGAACCAGCCCACCACGAGCAGCGCCTCGCCAAAACTCCAACCCGCGACGCTCTCGCGCCCCCGGTACACCACGAACAGGGGCGCCAGCGCGGTGACCGTCCAGAACAGGGAGACGAGCCCCTCCAGCAGGAAGTCCCCCCGGTACTGGAGGATGAGCAGGCTGGAGGCGCGCAACTGAACGCCCAGCAGGCGCAGGTAGCGGCGAATCATCGGCCTCTATCCTCCATAGGCCGCGAAGCGCCGCACGCCCCGGCGCCACAGCGTGAAGGAGAAGACTGCCAGCACGAGGATCCACAGCCACTGCCGGCCGAGGAGCCCCAGCGTCTCCGCAAGCCCGTGCGCGCCCGTCATCACCTCCACGGGCAGGCCAATCTGGTAGCGGAACGGCAGCCAGTCCGCGGCGGTGCGCAGCAGGGGGGGAAACAACTCCACGGGGTACATGTACCCGGAGAAGACGAAGAAGAGCACCAGCCACACGTCCATCAACTTCTGGCTGCTCTCCATGAAGAACACCATCGTCCCGATCGCCACGTTGGCCAGGAACGTGATGAGCCACCCTCCGAAGATGGCCAGGACGAGCACGGGCCAGCCCCACGCCGTCTGAGGCACCGCCTCGCGCCCGACGGCGGCCACCGAGAGCAGCGCCACCGGCACCGCCACGAGCAACCGCATGGGCATGGCCCCCAGGTTCTCGGCCGCGTAGGCCCACAAGGGCGAGATGGGACGCAAGAGGCGCATGGCCAGCGTGCCCTGCCGCACCTCGAAGTTGATCTGCCAGGCGGCCCAGGAACCGGTGAGCTGGCGCACCACGAAGGTCGCCAGGAAGTAGCCGACGAAGCCCTGCGTGCCATACCGCCCCACGGGCGCCTCCCGGGCCACGGCCGTCCAGAGCGCCATCATGATGAGCGGCATGGTGGTGGACACCACCCAGATCAGCAGCTCGGCCCGGTAGGCCAACGCCTCGGAGAAGCCGATGCGCAGCATCGTGGGGAAGGCCCGGGCGGCGTTGCGCAGACTCACGTGCCCACCTTGTCCGCGGCCCGGCGGGCCTTGTTCTCGGTGAACAGCTCGCTCATCACCTCCTCGAGCGGCGCGTTCTCCACCGTCAGGTCCGTCACCGGCAGGCTCGCCAGCGCACGGCTGATGGTGGCGCTCACCGCCTCGGGAGGCACCTGGAGCACCGCCGACATGGGCTCGTGCGACACCACCCGCCCCAGCACCTCCAGGCGCGCGGCCTCGACCGGCTGCTCCAGCCGGAACATCACCCGCTTCTCCGGCCGCACCCGCTGCACCAGCGCGTCCAACCCCCCGTCATACGAGAGCTCCCCCTTGTCGATGACGATGACGCGCGGGCACAGCGCCGCCACATCGTCCATGTAGTGGCTGGTGAGGATGAGCGTGGCGCCGTAACGCTCGTTATAGGCCTTGATGAAGGCGCGCATGGTGGCCTGCATCGACACATCCAGGCCGATGGTGGGCTCATCCAGGAAGAGCACCTGCGGACGGTGGATGAGGGCGGCGGCCAGCTCGCACTTCATCCGCTCGCCCAGCGACAGCTGCCGGGCCGGCTTGTGGATGAGCTCCTCCAGCTCCAGCAGCGCCACCAGCTCGTCCAGCGTCTGCTTGAATTGGGCCGGGGGCACGTCGTAGATGGCGCGGTTGAGTTCGAACGTCTCCGCCGGCGGCAAGTCCCACAGGAGCTGCTGCTTCTGCCCCATGACCAGCATGATTTTCTTGAGAAAGGCGGCCTCCCGCAGGCGGGGGGTGTGGCCATCCACCGTCACCTCCCCCTCAGAGGGATGGAGCAGCCCGGAGAGCACCTTGAGCGTCGTCGTCTTGCCGGCGCCGTTGGGTCCCAGGAACCCCACCCGCTCGCCCGGCCGGATGTCGAAGGAGATGCCATCGACGGCCTTCACGGCGGTGTACTCGCGGCGGACGAGCGAGCGGAAGGCAGCCTTCAGACCAGGCGGGCGCTTGTGGACCTTGTAATGCTTGCGCAAGCCGCGAACGGAGATCATGTGGAACGAGATTTAACGCGGTCGCCCCTTGGGTGCGACCCTTCGAATGGGGTTCAGTGACGATGAGCGAGGCGTATAGCAGGGATCTGGAGCGCTGGATTCCGCGGCTCATCGCCGTCTGGCGGCAGGCCCGGCGCAAGGGCGACGGGCCGGAGACGAAACTGACGCCCCAGGAAGTGAAGGAAGTGGGCGCGGGGGTGAAGCAGCTCTCGCTCGGGCTCACCCGGGAGCGGCAACTCGCGGGGGCCAAGTACATGGATGACCCGCGGCTGCTGGGCGCCTACCTCCTCTTCTACTGGCCCGTGTCCTACGCCCAGGCGCGTCAGGCGCTCGGAGAGCTGCCAAACCGTCCCCGGCAGGTGCTGGACCTGGGCAGCGGTCCAGGCCCCCTGGCCTTCGCCGCGCTGGACGCGGGCGCCAAGGAGGTGACGGCCGCGGACCGGAGCAAGCCCGCCCTGGCCCTGGCCCGCTCGCTGGCCACGGAGGCCGGGGAGGCGCTGGCCACGCGAGAGTGGGACCCCACGCGCAAAGCCCCGCTCCCCGAGGGCACGTATGATCTCATCACGATGGGCCACGTGCTCAACGAACTGTACGGGACGGGAGATGGCGTCATTTCCCCCCGCGCCGCGCTGCTGGAGCAGGTGCTGGCCCAGGTGAAGAAGGGGGGAAGCCTGCTGGTGCTGGAGCCGGCGCTGCGAGAAACTTCGCGCGCCCTGCTGAAGGTCCGCGACGTGCTGGTGGGCAAGGGCTACGCGGTCCGGGCCCCCTGCTTGTTCCGAGGCAACTGCCCGGCCCTGGTGAAGGAGAGCGACTGGTGCCACGCGGAGCGGCCCTGGCCCATGCCCCGGGTGGTGGAGGAGCTGGCGCGGGCGGCCGGGCTGCACAAGGAATCCCTGAAGATGAGCTACCTGATGTTGGCCCCGGCGGGTGAAGCATGGCCGGAGCCTCCGCCCGGGAGGCTCTTCCGCATCGTCTCCGAGTCGCTGGAGGGCAAGGGGCGCCAGCGCTACATCGGCTGTGGGCCCGAGGGCCGCCTGGGGCTGGCGCTCCAGGAGAAGCACCGCACGGAGAAGAACGAGCGCTTCTTCAAGCTCCAGCGCGGGGATGTCCTCTCGGTGACGGAGACCGAGCCCAAGGGAGACGGACTCGCGCTGGACGACCGCACGGAGGTGCGGGTGGTGGCGCCCGCGGGTCGCGGCGTGCCACCCCCACCCGCCAAGGAGTCCCCCTGAGCCTCTCGAGGCAACGTCGCTACTTGAATGCATCCATGGAACCCAGCAGCCAGTTCCCGGGAGCGTCCTTGTCCGCACTCAAATAGAACTCGACGATGGCCTGCCGGAACTCCGCATGGCTGATCTGGCCACTGCCATCCCGGTCGAGCCGCTTGAACGCCTCGGAGGAGGTCGCCGGAGGGACGCCCAGCGCGTCGTACATCCGCACGTACTCTTCCCTTGAAAGACTGCCATTGCCGTCTCGGTCCAGAGCACCAATCAGCCCGTCGGCGATGCCACCCACCGCGTTCTCGAAATTCTCCGGAGCGATCACGCTGGACTCCATGATGCGGATGAACTCCTCCTTGCTGATCTTTTCGTCCGGAGTGCCCACCTCGGCCTTCAGCAAGAGACTCCACCAGTGCATGAAGGCTGTCTTGATCGCGATCTTGTTCTTTTGATCCTTCTCGTCCGCCAAGGCGGTGAACAGCCCGGCGATCTTCTCGAAGTCACCCCGGGTCAGCCACCCATCGCCATTCTGGTCGAACCAGGTGAACACGTAGCTGAACTTCTTGATCTGCAATTCGGTTGGCATGACTCACCCCTCGTGTGAGCCGCTGGGATACAAGTTCTCCGTCCACGGCAACAAGAAAATCCTGCCGCACCTCACGCATCCGCTTTGACGCTGCGCCGATCCAACGCACGGAGTTACGTCTTTTCCCGTTGATACATGTCTCTTCATTACAGCCCAGGTTTCGAGTTATACTCTGGCGGTCTCTCTCACCCCCGACG encodes the following:
- a CDS encoding ABC transporter permease, translated to MSLRNAARAFPTMLRIGFSEALAYRAELLIWVVSTTMPLIMMALWTAVAREAPVGRYGTQGFVGYFLATFVVRQLTGSWAAWQINFEVRQGTLAMRLLRPISPLWAYAAENLGAMPMRLLVAVPVALLSVAAVGREAVPQTAWGWPVLVLAIFGGWLITFLANVAIGTMVFFMESSQKLMDVWLVLFFVFSGYMYPVELFPPLLRTAADWLPFRYQIGLPVEVMTGAHGLAETLGLLGRQWLWILVLAVFSFTLWRRGVRRFAAYGG
- a CDS encoding small ribosomal subunit Rsm22 family protein, whose product is MSEAYSRDLERWIPRLIAVWRQARRKGDGPETKLTPQEVKEVGAGVKQLSLGLTRERQLAGAKYMDDPRLLGAYLLFYWPVSYAQARQALGELPNRPRQVLDLGSGPGPLAFAALDAGAKEVTAADRSKPALALARSLATEAGEALATREWDPTRKAPLPEGTYDLITMGHVLNELYGTGDGVISPRAALLEQVLAQVKKGGSLLVLEPALRETSRALLKVRDVLVGKGYAVRAPCLFRGNCPALVKESDWCHAERPWPMPRVVEELARAAGLHKESLKMSYLMLAPAGEAWPEPPPGRLFRIVSESLEGKGRQRYIGCGPEGRLGLALQEKHRTEKNERFFKLQRGDVLSVTETEPKGDGLALDDRTEVRVVAPAGRGVPPPPAKESP
- a CDS encoding EF-hand domain-containing protein, producing the protein MPTELQIKKFSYVFTWFDQNGDGWLTRGDFEKIAGLFTALADEKDQKNKIAIKTAFMHWWSLLLKAEVGTPDEKISKEEFIRIMESSVIAPENFENAVGGIADGLIGALDRDGNGSLSREEYVRMYDALGVPPATSSEAFKRLDRDGSGQISHAEFRQAIVEFYLSADKDAPGNWLLGSMDAFK
- a CDS encoding ABC transporter ATP-binding protein is translated as MISVRGLRKHYKVHKRPPGLKAAFRSLVRREYTAVKAVDGISFDIRPGERVGFLGPNGAGKTTTLKVLSGLLHPSEGEVTVDGHTPRLREAAFLKKIMLVMGQKQQLLWDLPPAETFELNRAIYDVPPAQFKQTLDELVALLELEELIHKPARQLSLGERMKCELAAALIHRPQVLFLDEPTIGLDVSMQATMRAFIKAYNERYGATLILTSHYMDDVAALCPRVIVIDKGELSYDGGLDALVQRVRPEKRVMFRLEQPVEAARLEVLGRVVSHEPMSAVLQVPPEAVSATISRALASLPVTDLTVENAPLEEVMSELFTENKARRAADKVGT